A single Planctomycetota bacterium DNA region contains:
- a CDS encoding sigma-70 family RNA polymerase sigma factor has translation MNPNASRNEEILAGLLRLRDRATALAYAVLRDFQAAEDAYQEASLVALRRMDEFTGEGFEAWFRRILRNVLGTRLRSARRSRIRADSEILERLEAASLEDAGAAEPEENVQWLIDCLSRLGGRAEEILRWRFLEGLHVPEIARRLGRTVQATYALLKRSRQALRECVRLRAQSAHTGS, from the coding sequence GTGAATCCGAACGCCTCCCGGAACGAGGAGATTCTGGCGGGACTCCTGCGCCTTCGGGACCGCGCCACGGCGCTGGCGTACGCCGTGCTTCGCGATTTTCAGGCCGCCGAGGACGCCTATCAGGAGGCGTCCCTCGTGGCGCTTCGCCGCATGGACGAATTCACGGGCGAAGGCTTCGAGGCGTGGTTCCGGCGCATTCTCCGCAACGTCCTGGGAACCCGGCTTCGCTCCGCGCGCCGCAGCCGCATCCGCGCGGACTCGGAGATTCTGGAGCGTCTCGAAGCCGCTTCGCTCGAGGACGCCGGCGCGGCGGAACCCGAAGAGAACGTCCAGTGGCTCATCGATTGCCTTTCGCGGCTGGGCGGCCGCGCCGAGGAGATCCTCCGGTGGCGTTTCCTGGAAGGTCTTCACGTTCCGGAAATCGCCCGGCGGCTGGGCCGGACGGTTCAGGCGACTTACGCGCTGCTCAAGCGCTCGCGGCAGGCCCTGCGGGAGTGCGTGCGCCTGCGGGCTC